In Pengzhenrongella sicca, a single genomic region encodes these proteins:
- a CDS encoding DEAD/DEAH box helicase, protein MTISSDSSAPANGTAPANAAAPEAAGFADLNLPASLLRAIADLGFTEPTAIQAQAIPALLSGRDITGVAQTGTGKTAAFGLPLLAAVDPQLGRVQALVLAPTRELAMQTAEAIESFAKHMHGVEVIAIYGGSPFVPQQRALARGAQIVVGTPGRVIDHIERGTLHLEDVKYLVLDEGDEMLRMGFAEDVDKIFSFAPVERQVALFSATMPPAIRRVANQHMTNPVEIATSRQSSTVTSVKQSYAVVPFRHKAGALARVLAVTEAEAAIVFVRTRGAAEEVGSALVERGISAAYISGDVAQGEREKIVERLRSGALNVLVATDVAARGLDVDRIGLVVNFDAPSEPEIYVHRIGRTGRAGRTGEALTFVTPSEQHRLRQIERLTRTPLIEMTLPSPADVSAHRVQQLLGKVNARTEAGRLELYRESVAVFLAKNPEVDIEDLVASLAALAVGDDGPQARTGHGEDLDEALARARMSPERPERGGRNDSRDSRGENRNGPRGGAASRRTEGGTRYRVAVGASHGAQPGAIVGALTNEGGLTGKDLGKIDIFPSFSLVEISGNLTQDAFDRISRARVAGQPLRIRLDDGPAPRTNHAPSRPSGSSTGPREHRAPSTERKTYHRNAAY, encoded by the coding sequence ATGACGATTTCCTCTGACTCCTCCGCGCCCGCAAACGGCACCGCGCCCGCAAACGCCGCGGCGCCCGAGGCCGCCGGCTTCGCGGACCTGAATCTCCCCGCCTCGCTCCTGCGCGCGATCGCGGACCTCGGCTTCACGGAGCCGACCGCGATCCAGGCCCAGGCCATCCCCGCGCTGCTGAGCGGCCGTGACATCACGGGCGTCGCGCAGACCGGTACCGGCAAGACCGCGGCGTTCGGCCTGCCGCTGCTCGCCGCGGTCGACCCGCAGCTCGGCCGGGTGCAGGCCCTCGTGCTGGCCCCGACCCGCGAGCTCGCGATGCAGACCGCCGAGGCGATCGAGTCGTTCGCCAAGCACATGCACGGCGTCGAGGTCATCGCGATCTACGGCGGCTCGCCGTTCGTCCCGCAGCAGCGCGCGCTGGCTCGCGGCGCCCAGATCGTCGTCGGCACCCCCGGCCGCGTCATCGACCACATCGAGCGTGGCACGCTGCACCTCGAGGACGTCAAGTACCTCGTGCTCGACGAGGGCGACGAGATGCTGCGGATGGGCTTCGCCGAGGACGTCGACAAGATCTTCAGCTTCGCGCCGGTCGAGCGTCAGGTCGCGCTCTTCTCCGCGACGATGCCGCCCGCGATCCGCCGCGTCGCGAACCAGCACATGACCAACCCGGTCGAGATCGCGACGTCGCGGCAGTCCTCGACCGTCACCTCGGTCAAGCAGTCGTACGCCGTCGTTCCGTTCCGGCACAAGGCCGGCGCGCTCGCCCGCGTGCTCGCCGTGACCGAGGCCGAGGCCGCCATCGTCTTCGTCCGCACCCGCGGCGCGGCCGAAGAGGTCGGCAGCGCGCTCGTCGAGCGCGGCATCTCCGCGGCCTACATCAGCGGCGACGTCGCCCAGGGCGAGCGCGAGAAGATCGTCGAGCGCCTGCGCAGCGGCGCCCTGAACGTGCTCGTCGCGACGGACGTCGCGGCCCGCGGCCTCGACGTCGACCGCATCGGCCTCGTCGTGAACTTCGACGCGCCGAGCGAGCCGGAGATCTACGTCCACCGCATCGGCCGCACCGGCCGCGCCGGCCGTACCGGCGAGGCGCTCACGTTCGTCACGCCGAGCGAGCAGCACCGCCTGCGCCAGATCGAGCGCCTCACGCGCACGCCGCTGATCGAGATGACCCTCCCCTCTCCCGCCGACGTGTCCGCGCACCGCGTGCAGCAGCTGCTCGGCAAGGTCAACGCCCGCACCGAGGCCGGCCGCCTCGAGCTCTACCGCGAGTCCGTCGCCGTGTTCCTCGCCAAGAACCCCGAGGTCGACATCGAGGACCTCGTGGCCTCGCTCGCTGCCCTCGCGGTCGGCGACGACGGCCCGCAGGCGCGCACCGGTCACGGCGAGGACCTCGACGAGGCGCTCGCCCGGGCCCGCATGAGCCCCGAGCGGCCCGAGCGCGGCGGCAGGAACGACTCGCGCGACAGCCGCGGCGAGAACCGCAACGGCCCCCGCGGCGGCGCGGCCTCGCGCCGCACCGAGGGCGGCACGCGCTACCGCGTCGCCGTCGGCGCCTCGCACGGCGCCCAGCCCGGCGCCATCGTCGGCGCGCTCACGAACGAGGGCGGCCTGACGGGCAAGGACCTCGGCAAGATCGACATCTTCCCGAGCTTCAGCCTCGTGGAGATCTCCGGCAACCTCACCCAGGACGCGTTCGACCGCATCTCCCGGGCACGGGTCGCCGGCCAGCCGCTTCGCATCCGCCTCGACGACGGCCCCGCGCCGCGCACCAACCACGCGCCGTCGCGCCCGAGCGGCTCGAGCACCGGCCCGCGCGAGCACCGCGCGCCGTCGACCGAGCGCAAGACCTACCACCGCAACGCGGCGTACTGA
- a CDS encoding App1 family protein, with protein sequence MPHPTSSDDDRLHRSARFEDVVNRRVAHWLWARGWRTRIEPFTGYGAPGWVRVLARVVLSPPPPPGAAQTPALAPHDEPHRSVRGWRSLATAQVKGAIVEVRAGASVHRVTSDRGGYVDAVVASDLAPGWHDIQLTVATGSVTARVFVVDPQVRAGLVSDIDDTVMVTWAPRLLLAIWNTLVLHEHARRPVPGMSRLYQQLLREDPRVPVLYLSTGAWNAAPALQRFLRRTGYPAGPMLLTDWGPTNTGWFRRGADHKRASLRRLVAEFPDIRWLLVGDDGQRDPEIYAELAAERPDLVRAVAIRRLSGAEQTLARGAPVPSPDASDARSRVTAAGVPFASGPDGEHLGRELRAAGVDLSSPDPTD encoded by the coding sequence GTGCCGCACCCGACCTCGTCCGACGACGACCGCCTCCATCGCTCTGCCCGTTTCGAGGACGTGGTCAACCGCCGCGTCGCCCACTGGCTCTGGGCGCGAGGCTGGCGCACCCGGATCGAGCCGTTCACGGGCTACGGTGCGCCCGGCTGGGTGCGGGTGCTGGCCCGCGTCGTGCTCTCGCCGCCGCCCCCGCCCGGCGCGGCACAGACCCCGGCGCTCGCCCCCCACGACGAGCCGCACCGCAGCGTCCGCGGCTGGCGCAGCCTCGCGACCGCCCAGGTCAAGGGCGCGATCGTCGAGGTGCGGGCGGGCGCGAGCGTGCACCGGGTCACCTCCGACCGGGGCGGCTACGTCGACGCCGTCGTGGCGTCGGACCTCGCGCCGGGCTGGCACGACATCCAGCTGACGGTCGCGACCGGAAGCGTGACCGCGCGGGTGTTCGTGGTCGATCCGCAGGTGCGCGCGGGCCTGGTCAGCGACATCGACGACACCGTCATGGTCACCTGGGCGCCCCGGCTGCTGCTGGCGATCTGGAACACGCTCGTGCTGCACGAGCACGCCCGCCGCCCCGTGCCGGGGATGTCGCGGCTGTACCAGCAGCTCTTGCGCGAGGACCCGCGCGTGCCGGTGCTGTACCTGTCCACCGGCGCCTGGAACGCCGCACCGGCGCTGCAGCGCTTCCTGCGCCGGACCGGGTACCCCGCCGGGCCGATGCTGCTCACGGACTGGGGCCCGACGAACACGGGGTGGTTCCGCCGCGGCGCCGACCACAAGCGCGCGAGCCTGCGCCGCCTCGTCGCCGAGTTCCCCGACATCCGGTGGCTGCTCGTCGGCGACGACGGCCAGCGCGACCCCGAGATCTACGCCGAACTCGCCGCCGAGCGGCCCGACCTCGTGCGCGCCGTCGCGATCCGCCGGCTCAGCGGCGCCGAGCAGACCCTCGCGCGCGGCGCGCCGGTTCCGTCGCCGGACGCCTCGGACGCCCGGTCCCGGGTGACCGCCGCGGGCGTGCCCTTCGCCTCCGGGCCCGACGGAGAGCACCTCGGCCGCGAGCTGCGCGCCGCGGGGGTCGACCTGAGCTCGCCCGATCCGACCGACTGA
- a CDS encoding CDP-alcohol phosphatidyltransferase family protein produces MAREEQVSDRVLTVPNAISLARLALVPVFAVLIVQGQDVWALIVLAVSGASDWLDGLIARRFHQVSRLGQLLDPAADRLFILVTLIGLAWRDVVPLWLVVVLVSRDALLAALLPLLARHGYGPLPVHFAGKAGTFALLYAFPLLLLAERSGAVGTVASALGWAFAWWGIGLYWFAALLYFTQARSLLYPRQAHE; encoded by the coding sequence GTGGCACGCGAGGAGCAGGTCAGCGACCGCGTGCTCACCGTGCCGAACGCGATCAGCCTCGCGCGCCTGGCGCTCGTCCCGGTCTTCGCGGTGCTCATCGTTCAGGGGCAGGACGTCTGGGCGCTGATCGTGCTCGCCGTCTCCGGCGCGAGCGACTGGCTCGACGGGCTCATCGCGCGGCGGTTCCACCAGGTCTCGCGGCTCGGTCAGCTCCTCGACCCGGCGGCCGACCGGCTCTTCATCCTGGTGACGCTCATCGGCCTGGCCTGGCGCGACGTGGTCCCGCTGTGGCTCGTCGTCGTGCTCGTGAGCCGGGATGCGCTGCTCGCGGCGCTGCTGCCGCTGCTCGCCCGGCACGGCTACGGGCCCCTGCCCGTCCACTTCGCGGGCAAGGCCGGCACGTTCGCGCTGCTGTACGCGTTCCCGCTACTCCTGCTCGCCGAGCGCAGCGGCGCCGTCGGCACGGTCGCGTCGGCGCTCGGCTGGGCGTTCGCCTGGTGGGGCATCGGGCTGTACTGGTTCGCGGCGCTGCTGTACTTCACGCAGGCGCGGTCGCTGCTCTACCCGCGGCAGGCCCACGAGTGA
- a CDS encoding CsbD family protein: MGIDDKIKNAVEDLTGKAKEAAGRSTDDKSLEAEGKRDQSSADLKRAGENVKDAFKH; this comes from the coding sequence GTGGGTATCGACGACAAGATCAAGAACGCGGTCGAGGATCTGACGGGAAAGGCCAAGGAAGCGGCCGGCCGCTCGACCGATGACAAGAGCCTCGAGGCCGAGGGCAAGCGCGACCAGTCGTCCGCCGACCTCAAGCGGGCCGGCGAGAACGTCAAGGACGCGTTCAAGCACTGA
- a CDS encoding cupin domain-containing protein, with the protein MLELPALADTYLAAARASDRGRSAEVVVHDGELRQTIIALTAGSELREHNAPPAASLQVLRGRVRVTDEKSGVEVPAGGLYLLTHHRHAVVALTDAVFLLTTVTSVPS; encoded by the coding sequence GTGCTCGAACTGCCCGCCCTGGCCGACACCTACCTCGCCGCCGCCCGCGCGTCCGACCGCGGCCGCAGCGCCGAGGTCGTGGTGCACGACGGTGAGCTGCGCCAGACGATCATCGCGCTCACCGCGGGCAGCGAGCTGCGCGAGCACAACGCCCCGCCGGCGGCGTCGCTGCAGGTGCTGCGCGGCCGCGTGCGCGTGACTGACGAGAAGAGCGGCGTCGAGGTGCCGGCCGGCGGGCTGTACCTGCTGACGCACCACCGGCACGCCGTGGTCGCGCTCACCGACGCGGTCTTCCTGCTGACCACCGTGACGAGCGTGCCGAGCTAG
- a CDS encoding SDR family oxidoreductase: protein MTADLGDRHPLDDPTPDALAASGAEPVPADGAEEPAPADMAVFLRVARELAELPAEHPANLAARRATSSLFKAVKKDRRLTKRAAISAADLAVVAATATGSPGRIDDETQGIALASAAPGALAGTLLRARACYICKELYRDVDAFYHQLCPECAAFHHTKRDARTDLTGRRALLTGGRAKIGMYIALRLLRDGAHTTITTRFPRDAARRFSQMPDSGEWLHRLRIVGIDLRDPAQVVALADEVIAAGPLDILINNAAQTVRRSPGAYSRLADAELTPLPAGRMPELITYGHTSDAHPRALAGSVSALSDAVAQVEAATDAGGVAGLALTAQAATLARLVAGTAIDAGGLVPDTHATNSWVATVDQVDPLELLEVQLCNQTAPFILISRLRAAMKAAPARRKYVVNVSAMEGVFSRGYKGPGHPHTNMSKAALNMLTRTSAGELAEDGILMTAVDTGWITDERPHPTKVRLAEEGFHAPLDLVDGAARVYDPIVRGEAGDDLLGVFLKDYKPSNW from the coding sequence ATGACTGCCGACCTCGGCGATCGACACCCGCTCGACGACCCGACCCCCGACGCGCTCGCCGCGTCGGGGGCCGAGCCCGTCCCGGCCGACGGCGCGGAGGAACCGGCGCCCGCGGACATGGCGGTCTTCCTGCGGGTCGCGCGCGAGCTCGCCGAGCTGCCGGCGGAGCACCCCGCCAACCTCGCGGCCCGGCGCGCGACGTCGTCGCTGTTCAAGGCGGTCAAGAAGGACCGACGCCTGACCAAGCGCGCGGCGATCTCGGCCGCCGACCTCGCCGTCGTCGCCGCGACCGCGACGGGCAGCCCCGGCCGGATCGACGACGAGACGCAAGGCATCGCGCTGGCCTCGGCCGCGCCGGGCGCCCTCGCGGGCACGCTGCTGCGGGCCCGCGCGTGCTACATCTGCAAGGAGCTCTACCGCGACGTCGACGCGTTCTACCACCAGCTGTGCCCCGAGTGCGCCGCGTTCCACCACACCAAGCGCGACGCGCGGACCGACCTCACGGGTCGCCGCGCGCTGCTGACGGGCGGCCGCGCGAAGATCGGCATGTACATCGCGCTGCGCCTGCTGCGCGACGGCGCCCACACGACGATCACGACCCGGTTCCCGCGCGACGCGGCGCGCCGGTTCAGCCAGATGCCCGACTCCGGCGAGTGGCTGCACCGGCTGCGCATCGTCGGGATCGACCTGCGCGACCCGGCGCAGGTCGTCGCGCTGGCCGACGAGGTCATCGCCGCGGGCCCCCTCGACATCCTCATCAACAACGCCGCGCAGACGGTGCGCCGCTCCCCCGGCGCCTACTCGCGGCTCGCCGACGCCGAGCTCACCCCGCTCCCGGCGGGCCGGATGCCGGAGCTCATCACCTACGGGCACACGAGCGACGCGCACCCGCGCGCGCTGGCGGGGTCCGTGTCGGCGCTGTCCGACGCCGTCGCGCAGGTCGAGGCCGCGACCGACGCAGGCGGCGTGGCTGGCCTCGCGCTCACGGCGCAGGCGGCGACGCTGGCTCGGCTCGTGGCGGGCACCGCGATCGACGCGGGCGGGCTCGTGCCCGACACGCACGCGACGAACAGCTGGGTCGCCACGGTCGACCAGGTCGACCCGCTGGAGCTGCTCGAGGTCCAGCTGTGCAACCAGACGGCGCCGTTCATCCTGATTAGCCGGCTGCGCGCGGCGATGAAGGCGGCGCCCGCGCGGCGCAAGTACGTCGTCAACGTGTCCGCGATGGAGGGCGTCTTCTCCCGCGGCTACAAGGGCCCCGGGCACCCGCACACGAACATGTCGAAGGCCGCGCTCAACATGCTCACCCGGACCAGCGCGGGCGAGCTCGCGGAGGACGGCATCCTGATGACCGCCGTCGACACCGGCTGGATCACCGACGAGCGCCCGCACCCGACGAAGGTTCGCCTCGCCGAGGAGGGGTTCCACGCCCCGCTCGACCTCGTCGACGGCGCCGCCCGGGTCTACGACCCGATCGTCCGCGGCGAGGCCGGGGACGACCTGCTCGGCGTCTTCCTCAAGGACTACAAGCCCTCGAACTGGTAA
- a CDS encoding threonine aldolase family protein: protein MSAPAGVRENVAVNTLHDPTARGFASDNYAGVHPEILAAIAAANGGHQVAYGEDVYTARLQEVMATHFGPRAQAFPMFNGTGANVVSLQSMLPRWGAVICAETAHIQSDENGAPERVGGLKLLTVATPDGKLTPELVDRQAWGWGDEHRAQPGVVSITQTTELGTAYTVAEVTALAAHAHELGLGVHMDGARIANAAASLDLPLRAFTTDAGVDLLSFGGTKNGLLFGEAIVVLAPEASTGLGYLRKMDMQLASKMRFVSAQLIALLEGDLWLRSAQHANAMAARLRAAVEPLDGVTLTQQTQSNAVFAILPAGVADRLRASFRFYDWNEATGEVRWMCAFDTTEADVDAFAAALRAELKA, encoded by the coding sequence GTGAGCGCGCCCGCCGGCGTGCGCGAGAATGTCGCGGTGAACACCCTCCACGACCCCACCGCCCGCGGTTTCGCCTCCGACAACTACGCGGGCGTGCACCCCGAGATCCTCGCCGCGATCGCCGCCGCCAACGGCGGGCACCAGGTCGCCTACGGCGAGGACGTGTACACCGCGCGGCTGCAGGAGGTCATGGCGACCCACTTCGGGCCGCGCGCGCAGGCGTTCCCGATGTTCAACGGGACGGGCGCCAACGTCGTCTCGCTGCAGTCCATGCTGCCGCGTTGGGGCGCGGTCATCTGCGCGGAGACCGCGCACATCCAGTCGGACGAGAACGGCGCGCCCGAGCGCGTCGGTGGGCTCAAGCTGCTCACCGTCGCGACCCCCGACGGCAAGCTCACGCCCGAGCTGGTCGACCGGCAGGCCTGGGGCTGGGGCGACGAGCACCGCGCGCAGCCCGGGGTCGTGTCGATCACGCAGACCACCGAGCTCGGCACCGCGTACACGGTGGCCGAGGTCACGGCGCTGGCCGCCCACGCGCACGAGCTGGGGCTGGGCGTGCACATGGACGGCGCGCGCATCGCGAACGCCGCCGCGAGCCTCGACCTGCCGCTGCGCGCGTTCACGACGGACGCCGGGGTGGACCTGCTCTCGTTCGGGGGCACCAAGAACGGGCTGCTGTTCGGGGAGGCCATCGTCGTGCTCGCCCCCGAGGCGTCGACGGGACTGGGCTACCTGCGCAAGATGGACATGCAGCTCGCCTCGAAGATGCGGTTCGTCTCGGCCCAGCTCATCGCGCTGCTCGAGGGCGACCTGTGGCTGCGTTCGGCGCAGCACGCGAACGCGATGGCCGCCCGCCTGCGCGCCGCGGTCGAGCCCCTCGACGGCGTCACGCTCACCCAGCAGACGCAGTCCAACGCCGTCTTCGCGATCCTGCCTGCCGGCGTCGCGGATCGCCTGCGCGCGTCGTTCCGGTTCTACGACTGGAACGAGGCCACGGGCGAGGTCCGGTGGATGTGCGCGTTCGACACGACCGAGGCCGACGTCGACGCGTTCGCCGCCGCCCTGCGCGCCGAGCTCAAGGCCTGA
- a CDS encoding DUF6421 family protein, whose amino-acid sequence MVWSARPTAATGRAAGDRAGAAQAGLASDPAWLRLKEAVTALQPLQAQDGSVPDPRHHPQARDLVEVICAATAELAPHLPTDADYLAALVKDFGRWSDGGFAMPDFLDALEAFHPELARTDGLVHLVIFPMYTQNGSTDRKVEAVLLRVLWPEFVAGLEASAYSNPMFVPITFLDFTSGYDTNSAVLFPETVAMREVPRFTWGAIFADREAARFRRVVRSAAAITRLALPPDADRLLSDQTLAQETFVLWDLIHDRTHMRGDLPFDPFMIKQRMPFFLYSLEELRCDLTAFREAVKLEADGVPHARLVQYAVIFDRIFRFAVSGTRVRNYDGLGGQLLFAWLHQHHVLHWTNSRLTIDWPLVPAAVIALGDEIDLLYWRSIDRPKVAHWLAAYALVSGTLTPHPASAWARGADGLPLDGPPKGLTDAVLPDEFPLSMFYEALGRKIGDVVASTAGITA is encoded by the coding sequence GTGGTGTGGTCCGCCCGGCCGACCGCGGCCACCGGTCGGGCCGCGGGCGACCGGGCCGGCGCCGCGCAGGCAGGCCTCGCCTCCGATCCCGCCTGGCTCCGCCTGAAGGAGGCCGTCACCGCCCTGCAGCCGCTGCAGGCCCAGGACGGATCCGTCCCTGACCCGCGCCACCACCCGCAGGCCCGGGACCTGGTCGAGGTCATCTGCGCGGCGACGGCCGAGCTGGCCCCGCACCTGCCGACCGACGCCGACTACCTCGCGGCGCTGGTCAAGGACTTCGGCCGCTGGAGCGACGGGGGGTTCGCGATGCCCGACTTCCTCGACGCGCTCGAGGCCTTCCACCCCGAGCTCGCCCGCACCGACGGGCTCGTGCACCTCGTCATCTTCCCGATGTACACCCAGAACGGCAGCACGGACCGCAAGGTCGAGGCCGTGCTGCTGCGCGTGCTGTGGCCCGAGTTCGTCGCCGGCCTGGAGGCCTCCGCCTACTCGAACCCGATGTTCGTGCCGATCACGTTCCTCGACTTCACGTCCGGCTACGACACCAACTCTGCGGTGCTCTTCCCCGAGACGGTCGCGATGCGCGAGGTCCCGCGGTTCACCTGGGGGGCGATCTTCGCGGACCGGGAGGCCGCGCGGTTCCGGCGGGTCGTGCGGTCCGCGGCCGCGATCACGCGCCTGGCGCTGCCGCCGGACGCCGACCGCCTCCTGAGCGACCAGACGCTCGCGCAGGAGACGTTCGTGCTGTGGGACCTCATCCACGACCGCACGCACATGCGCGGGGACCTGCCGTTCGACCCGTTCATGATCAAGCAGCGGATGCCGTTCTTCCTGTACTCGCTCGAGGAGCTGCGCTGTGACCTCACGGCCTTCCGCGAGGCGGTGAAGCTCGAGGCCGACGGCGTCCCGCACGCTCGCCTGGTGCAGTACGCCGTGATCTTCGACCGGATCTTCCGGTTCGCGGTGAGCGGCACGCGGGTGCGCAACTACGACGGCCTCGGCGGGCAGCTGCTGTTCGCGTGGCTGCACCAGCACCACGTGCTGCACTGGACGAACAGCCGACTGACGATCGACTGGCCGCTCGTGCCGGCCGCCGTCATCGCCCTCGGCGACGAGATCGACCTGCTCTACTGGCGCTCGATCGACCGGCCCAAGGTCGCGCACTGGCTCGCCGCGTACGCGCTGGTGTCCGGGACGCTCACCCCGCACCCCGCGTCGGCCTGGGCGCGCGGGGCGGACGGGCTCCCGCTGGACGGCCCGCCGAAGGGCCTGACCGACGCCGTGCTGCCCGACGAGTTCCCGCTGTCGATGTTCTACGAGGCGCTCGGCCGCAAGATCGGCGACGTCGTGGCCTCGACCGCGGGGATCACGGCGTGA
- a CDS encoding CoA-binding protein, whose protein sequence is MTHANDPAVIDRLLTTRARWAVVGLSANRARAAYGVAAYLQSTLGMTIVPVHPSAAAVHGSTGYARLADIPGGVDVVDVFVNSALAGDVVDEAIAAGARAVWLQLGVIDDAAAARAQAAGLEVVMDACPAIEGPRRALG, encoded by the coding sequence ATGACGCACGCCAACGACCCGGCCGTGATCGACCGCCTCCTGACCACACGGGCCCGCTGGGCCGTCGTCGGGCTCTCGGCGAACCGCGCCCGCGCGGCCTACGGCGTGGCCGCGTACCTGCAGTCGACGCTGGGCATGACGATCGTGCCCGTCCACCCCAGCGCGGCGGCCGTGCACGGCTCGACCGGCTACGCACGCCTGGCGGACATCCCCGGCGGCGTCGACGTCGTGGACGTGTTCGTGAACTCCGCGCTCGCGGGCGACGTCGTCGACGAGGCGATCGCCGCGGGCGCGCGCGCGGTCTGGCTGCAGCTCGGCGTCATCGACGACGCCGCCGCCGCGCGGGCGCAGGCCGCCGGGCTCGAGGTCGTGATGGACGCGTGCCCGGCGATCGAGGGCCCGCGCCGCGCGCTCGGCTAA
- a CDS encoding M15 family metallopeptidase — translation MDGIAAISTRITQIQTALASFTPRTATATAGTAAAAFASALASEVAIGAATPAASGALTADGAPAELAAYGNGQIPAAALDEIGSTGHRLWAPASGAFERLSAAAAADGVAITITDSYRSYASQVDVADRKGLYSNGGLAAVPGTSDHGWGRSLDLGLDASALAWMRENAARYGFAEDTPRETWHWTYSS, via the coding sequence GTGGACGGCATCGCCGCGATCAGCACCCGCATCACGCAGATCCAGACCGCCCTCGCGTCGTTCACCCCGCGCACGGCGACGGCGACCGCCGGAACGGCGGCGGCGGCGTTCGCGTCGGCGCTCGCGTCCGAGGTCGCGATCGGCGCCGCCACCCCCGCCGCGTCCGGAGCGCTCACGGCCGACGGCGCGCCGGCCGAGCTCGCGGCCTACGGCAACGGGCAGATCCCGGCCGCGGCCCTCGACGAGATCGGGTCGACGGGGCACCGGCTGTGGGCGCCGGCGAGCGGGGCCTTCGAGCGGCTCTCGGCTGCGGCCGCTGCCGACGGCGTCGCGATCACGATCACCGACTCCTACCGCTCGTACGCGAGCCAGGTCGACGTCGCCGACCGGAAGGGGCTGTACTCGAACGGCGGGCTCGCCGCCGTGCCAGGAACCTCCGACCACGGCTGGGGCCGGAGCCTCGACCTCGGCCTCGACGCGAGCGCGCTCGCCTGGATGCGCGAGAACGCGGCCCGGTACGGGTTCGCCGAGGACACCCCGCGCGAGACGTGGCACTGGACGTACTCGTCCTGA
- a CDS encoding zinc-dependent alcohol dehydrogenase family protein translates to MRATVLHGPKDVRLEQVPDPILHRPTDAIVRVIAACVCGSDLWGYRGVRPTPEPRRIGHELVGVVEAVGADVVGVRPGEFVIAPFALGDGTCANCRNGFPTSCVHGVMWGGRDHEGLLVDGAQAELVRVPFADANLVATPTYPADELIPSLLALSDVMGTGHHAAVSARVHAGSTVVVVGDGAVGLCAVLASRRLGATRIVAMSRHPDRQRLAREFGATDVVAERGAAGVAAVRELLGADGAEAVLECVGTRESMQQALDVTRPGGYVGYVGVPAGGPELPVGQMFGANLNVAGGIAPVRTYLPELLADVLSGAINPGRVFDLELPLADIGEAYAAMDERRAIKSLVRP, encoded by the coding sequence ATGCGCGCAACCGTCCTCCATGGCCCGAAAGACGTCCGCCTCGAGCAGGTCCCCGACCCCATCCTGCACCGCCCGACCGACGCGATCGTGCGGGTGATCGCCGCCTGCGTCTGCGGGTCCGACCTGTGGGGCTACCGCGGCGTCCGCCCGACGCCAGAGCCCCGGCGCATCGGCCACGAGCTGGTGGGCGTGGTCGAGGCCGTGGGCGCCGACGTCGTCGGCGTGCGGCCCGGCGAGTTCGTGATCGCGCCGTTCGCGCTCGGCGACGGAACCTGCGCGAACTGCCGCAACGGGTTCCCGACCTCGTGCGTGCACGGCGTGATGTGGGGTGGGCGCGACCACGAGGGCCTCCTCGTCGACGGGGCGCAGGCGGAGCTCGTGCGCGTCCCGTTCGCCGACGCCAACCTGGTCGCGACGCCGACCTACCCCGCGGACGAGCTGATCCCCAGCCTGCTCGCGCTGTCGGACGTGATGGGCACCGGCCACCACGCGGCCGTCTCGGCGCGGGTCCACGCCGGCTCCACAGTCGTCGTCGTCGGCGACGGCGCCGTCGGGCTGTGCGCGGTGCTCGCCTCCCGGCGCCTGGGGGCGACCCGCATCGTCGCCATGTCCCGGCACCCCGACCGGCAGCGGCTCGCGCGCGAGTTCGGCGCGACCGACGTCGTCGCCGAGCGCGGCGCGGCCGGCGTCGCCGCCGTGCGCGAGCTGCTCGGCGCGGACGGGGCCGAGGCCGTGCTCGAGTGCGTCGGCACCCGCGAGTCGATGCAGCAGGCGCTCGACGTCACGCGGCCCGGCGGGTACGTGGGCTACGTCGGGGTTCCCGCGGGCGGCCCGGAGCTGCCGGTCGGGCAGATGTTCGGGGCGAACCTCAACGTGGCCGGCGGCATCGCGCCCGTGCGCACCTACCTGCCGGAGCTGCTGGCCGACGTGCTGTCCGGCGCGATCAACCCGGGCCGCGTGTTCGACCTTGAGCTCCCGCTCGCCGACATCGGCGAGGCGTACGCCGCGATGGACGAGCGTCGGGCGATCAAGTCGCTCGTGCGGCCCTGA